The sequence TTCAAATCCACCAAAACCTGTTGACGAACCAGGGGTTAGTACCAAAACCTCTCCCAAAATTGCAGAGAAGAGAGTCACTAGGCAATGTGTTAGGAAGAGTCAGGACTGATGTGATTTGTTTCTTGTGTGCTTTGATGAACATGTGTGCTTTGTTTCTAGTGTGCTTTGATGAACCACTGTATGCCTTGATTCTGAACATGTGTGCTTTGTTTCTAGTGTGAATTTGATCTTTGCTGTAAGGGCTTTTgttaatagtttttaaacacaCTGTGAACTCGAAATTGCAGAGTGAAAGTGTGAATGGGGCGAAAGCAGGACAGAAGGAAGCCAAAGAACCGAGTCTTACTACAGAACCGAGTTCCTCGAGAGAGCTCTGTCTTGTGAGTCCTGCAGACGACTTACCGAGAGAAGATCCTAGCCTTCTTATATTGGACAAACAAGTTTCGACCGCTTCAGATTTACTCGTTGAAGAAGCTAGAAGGCAGACAAACAAGGAGACTGCTTTGGTGAATCTCCGTAAAAAAAGTGTGCGAGAAAGGAAGCTTGCTCCCACACAGCAAACTCCTTTTAAGGGAAACAGCACTGCCAAACAGATCATTCCAAACAAACAGGTTGGCGGAGGCTATGATCCTTTTGCACCCATTGACAAGATGAAGTCGAAGGAGCTCACTGCATGGGTGCAAAAAGATCCGTAAGTTGCTGTTAAAAATATGCTTActtatatttgattaaaaaaagcttccatttgattatttacattttgtgtTTGCAGTTCTTATAAACTGCCTCTGAAAAAAAAACCACGTAGATGTCGAAGTCGATTCTATCAGGTCCTCCGAACCCCCTTAGAATGGCTAACCGACCATGTAAGTCTTCTGCTATTTTCTTACTCttatataagtcgtctggtagttatctgGTACTTTTCTGATttgtataagtcgtctgtgagtcGTCTGTGAGTTGTCTGTCAGTCGTCTATGAGTCGtctataagtcgtctggtagttatcttacgtaagtcgtctgtaagtcgtctctaagtcgtctctagGGATGGCAATTAAGGACCTGGACCGCGGGCCTGGCCCGTAAAGGCTTGCTGCGGGGCGGGATTGGGCCTCCATTTGGATAGCCCGCAAAATTGCGGGCCTCGCGGGACGGGTTCAAAGCAGGACGGGTCAAAAGCGGGACGGGTCAAAAGCGGGACGGGTCGAAAACGGGATGAGCTTAACCCGCGGGATTTTGAAGACCCGCAACCCTAAGTCCCCATTTCTGCTTTCGCCTAAaaattggagagagagagagagagagagagagagagagagagagagagaggagaaatgATTCTTGTGACTTTTCTCCCATAAAACATAAGGAGTTCCGGCGATGATGCATGATTCGAGCTCCGGTGATGATGGTTCGAGCTCCGGCGATGACGATTCCAGCTCCAGCGATGACGATTCGAGCTCTGGtgttgttttgatttggttttctctttttatttcacACAACTATGAATTGCTTTATTACAATATGATATTTCTTGTTTAAGttgattggttttgttttcagtatTGTGAAGTggtgtttttcttaaattaaatttggttaCAGTGGTGTTGTTTAGGAGAAAAGTTAGTTATATTAAACGTTCACTTGTATAATTTGGTAAAGTGATTCACGATTTTCTTTGcaatccaaataattaaaaagagtgATGGTTTGATGAAGACATAAAACACTTGAGCCAACTTATTACAAAGATAATAACTCAATCATattcaaactcaacaaaagcTTATGCTGATAACAAAAAAGCTTTTAACTCAAGAACGCAAGCACAAACGGAGCTTTGTGGCATTGATTTTGATAAGTCTTTAGTGAAGCTAAATGAGCTCTCTTCAATTCTCTTACACAACTCTTATACTTGAGCATTCATGAAAAAAAACTGTAGTAGGCGGTTTGATAAGGAGGCGTCCCGCGGGACGGCCCGCGAAGGCCTATATATTTTGCGGTACGGGTTTGGGCCGGCATTTTGAAGACCGCAGCCCGCGCGGGACAGGCCCGCTGTAACCCGCTCGACGACTAACCCGCTGCGGTATGGGACGGAACAGGATGGGTAAACCTGTTTGACATCCCTAGTCGTCTCTAAGTCAtctctaagtcgtctgtgagtcgtctggtagttatcttacgtaagtcgtctgtaagtcgtctctaagtcgtctctaagtcgtctctaagtcatctctaagtcgtctgtgagtcgtctggtagttatcttacgtaagtcgtctgtatgtcgtctctaagtcgtctctaagtcgtctgtaGGTCGTCTGTAAGTTTTTTTGACttgtattgttttatatgcagCAAATGGATGCTTTTATTAATATACTGAGGCAACGGTACCAAAACCATCCAGAACATTTCAGGAGCGACAGAATGTGCTTTCTTGATCATGTCTTTTCTCGGCAGTGGAGGGCCTCCTACCCTGATTTTAAGAGCGACGCTCCTGATGCCAACGGTTTAGGAAGAAGACTCCCTGGTGGGGCGTGGAATTATCATGCAGGCTTGATACCTTTTTTTGCCATCTAAGAAGGTTTGGTGGATGGGATGATATCTACACCTGTGAACTTCAAGAACCAGCATGGATTGCTATATGGATATCGATCCCTAAGAGGCACATCGTCGTCTGGGACAGCATTGTCTCTCATATTAGCCCTGAGAACTCGATGAGGTAATGGAGCCTTTTGTCACAATGGTCCCTTATCTGCTTGTTGAGTGCGCGCTCTCTGACGAACAAAAGGTTCAATACACATTGGAGCCATACACATATGCGAGACAAACCGTTGGAGTACCTCAGTGCCGAGCTGGTGATTGTGGCCCCTTCACTCTGAAGTACATCGAATGTCATGCTCTTGGGATAGAATTTCCCACCGTTTGACAAAAAACAGGGAAGACCATCAGGGAGAAGATGGCGCTGGATATATTCGAGAGCTTCCTAAGTGCCATAATGGGAAAACCAAGACAATGATGAGACTGGCAACGTATGATTAGATATTGGATGTGTTATTGCGATGTATTTGAACTTGATGCTTTGTGTACTGTTGTAGATTAGGGGATGTTAACAGGGTCAGGATAGGATGATGTTTT comes from Brassica rapa cultivar Chiifu-401-42 chromosome A02, CAAS_Brap_v3.01, whole genome shotgun sequence and encodes:
- the LOC117131765 gene encoding uncharacterized protein LOC117131765, encoding MNHWLLLIVFKHTVNSKLQSESVNGAKAGQKEAKEPSLTTEPSSSRELCLVSPADDLPREDPSLLILDKQVSTASDLLVEEARRQTNKETALVNLRKKSVRERKLAPTQQTPFKGNSTAKQIIPNKQVGGGYDPFAPIDKMKSKELTAWVQKDPSYKLPLKKKPRRCRSRFYQVLRTPLEWLTDHQMDAFINILRQRYQNHPEHFRSDRMCFLDHVFSRQWRASYPDFKSDAPDANGLGRRLPGGAWNYHAGLIPFFAI